The following proteins are encoded in a genomic region of Spartobacteria bacterium:
- a CDS encoding TIGR03790 family protein: MKNGWRGILLLFVLISMRCYALAPHELLLIVNENDSSSLAIAGSFAYQRGIPAENIIYLKGDTTWSTAPYYCSYAAFLEHIYRPVVAELEERKLSHVLAWVYSSGFPVRINTGKTDALSLQGATWLGGALPSADDIKKGAYRSPIYPGPDPDSSQVAAIASFATLHNRHSEAWNWPSMMLGFTGDRGNSIAEIDACIKRGALSDGSKPRGTVFLVTNNDVRSKCRAWMFQTVIDQLKLRGIMSETVGKAPRNVPHILGIMDGLAHVTPKQCGTFQAGAYADHLTSCGAIFNEPEQTKCTEWISAGATATAGAVVEPYALWTKFPTPIFFVHYASGLSMIESLYQSLRCPLQVLLLGEPLACPWRSWFSVTTIKLEENPGERTLTFISQVLPRLPMRMSFSYYLDGREIAKNTGDVLKLDANKCGDGWHRLRVVAETTGSIRHSSFSIHDFYVSMHDTTIQWTQLQRAKPGSLAHSYDTTLSTSFVPGRIGLMSNGRIIYEQIGTNNTMTIPFPPKTASLGYQTWQAFADQGTTRIFSEPYVIQVTK; the protein is encoded by the coding sequence ATGAAAAACGGATGGCGAGGCATCCTGCTTCTTTTCGTTTTGATTAGCATGCGATGCTATGCCCTTGCTCCTCATGAACTGCTTCTGATCGTCAATGAGAATGATTCCAGTTCTCTCGCCATCGCCGGCAGCTTTGCCTATCAGCGCGGTATTCCTGCGGAAAACATCATCTATTTGAAGGGCGATACCACATGGAGTACAGCCCCTTATTATTGCTCTTACGCCGCGTTCCTTGAGCATATTTATCGCCCGGTAGTCGCTGAGCTGGAGGAACGAAAATTGTCCCATGTATTGGCATGGGTTTACTCTTCCGGCTTCCCTGTGCGGATCAATACGGGGAAAACGGATGCGCTGTCTTTGCAGGGCGCCACATGGCTGGGCGGCGCGCTCCCGAGCGCTGATGATATAAAAAAAGGGGCATACCGTTCACCGATTTATCCGGGGCCCGATCCTGATTCATCCCAGGTCGCGGCCATTGCCAGCTTTGCAACCCTGCACAATCGACACTCCGAAGCATGGAATTGGCCCAGTATGATGCTTGGATTCACAGGCGATCGAGGTAATTCCATTGCCGAAATTGATGCATGTATTAAGCGCGGTGCGCTGTCTGATGGTTCGAAACCCCGTGGAACTGTATTCCTTGTGACCAATAATGATGTTCGATCCAAATGCAGAGCATGGATGTTTCAAACCGTGATCGATCAATTGAAGTTACGCGGAATTATGTCTGAAACGGTCGGAAAAGCACCCCGAAATGTACCTCATATTTTGGGAATCATGGATGGACTGGCTCATGTGACACCTAAGCAATGCGGGACATTTCAGGCGGGTGCCTATGCCGATCACCTCACCAGTTGTGGCGCAATATTCAATGAGCCGGAACAGACCAAATGTACGGAATGGATTTCTGCAGGTGCTACGGCAACAGCCGGGGCAGTGGTGGAGCCCTATGCCTTGTGGACTAAATTTCCAACCCCCATTTTTTTCGTTCATTATGCGTCGGGCCTATCTATGATAGAATCGCTATATCAGTCACTGCGATGCCCGTTGCAGGTGCTGTTGCTCGGAGAACCATTGGCATGCCCCTGGCGCTCATGGTTTTCGGTCACGACCATAAAGCTGGAGGAAAATCCCGGGGAACGTACCCTGACATTTATTTCGCAGGTACTTCCCCGTTTACCTATGCGAATGAGTTTTTCCTACTACTTGGATGGCCGCGAAATAGCCAAAAATACGGGAGACGTATTGAAGCTGGATGCAAATAAATGCGGGGATGGATGGCATCGCCTTCGAGTGGTCGCTGAAACAACCGGTTCCATTCGTCATAGTTCTTTCAGTATTCACGATTTCTATGTATCCATGCATGATACAACGATCCAGTGGACGCAATTGCAGCGTGCCAAACCCGGCTCCTTAGCTCACTCGTATGACACCACCTTGAGCACGTCGTTTGTTCCTGGTCGAATCGGACTCATGAGCAACGGACGCATCATTTACGAGCAAATAGGGACGAACAACACGATGACCATCCCGTTTCCTCCGAAAACGGCCTCGCTCGGATACCAGACATGGCAGGCTTTTGCGGATCAGGGCACAACACGCATTTTTTCTGAGCCATATGTCATTCAGGTGACGAAATAG